The Castellaniella sp. genome includes a window with the following:
- the mlaD gene encoding outer membrane lipid asymmetry maintenance protein MlaD, translating to MTREKTDFWVGLFILLGLIALVFLALRAGNMSSFSFAPTYQVQAYFDNVGGLKVRAPIKSSGVVVGRVAAIGFDNQKFQASVVLDLEKSYEFPADSSASILTSGLLGEQYIGLTPGGEDKNLSDGSTIQMTQSAVVLEDLISKFLYDSAEKEGASHASPN from the coding sequence ATGACACGCGAAAAAACCGATTTCTGGGTTGGACTATTCATCCTGTTGGGCCTGATCGCCCTGGTGTTTCTGGCCCTGCGCGCCGGTAACATGAGTTCATTCTCCTTTGCGCCTACCTATCAGGTGCAGGCTTATTTCGATAATGTCGGCGGCCTGAAGGTCCGTGCGCCCATTAAAAGCAGCGGGGTCGTCGTCGGCCGGGTCGCCGCCATCGGCTTCGACAACCAAAAATTCCAGGCCAGCGTCGTCCTGGACTTGGAAAAATCATACGAATTCCCCGCTGACTCCTCCGCCTCCATCTTGACCTCCGGCCTGTTGGGCGAGCAATACATCGGCCTGACCCCTGGCGGCGAAGACAAGAACCTAAGCGACGGCAGCACCATACAAATGACCCAATCCGCCGTCGTGCTTGAAGACCTGATCAGTAAATTCTTATATGACTCAGCCGAAAAAGAAGGCGCCAGCCACGCCTCGCCAAACTAA
- a CDS encoding BolA family protein → MQPTPDHVRQYIADHLDCEHLEVYGDGAHFEALIVSAAFEGQNTLARHRTVYQALGDRMRAEIHALSMRNLTPAEYAATKNNG, encoded by the coding sequence ATGCAGCCTACCCCCGACCACGTCCGCCAATATATTGCCGATCACCTGGACTGTGAACACCTGGAAGTCTATGGCGACGGTGCCCACTTCGAGGCCCTGATCGTCAGCGCGGCCTTTGAAGGCCAGAACACCCTGGCGCGCCACCGCACGGTCTACCAGGCCCTGGGCGATCGCATGCGTGCCGAAATCCACGCCCTGTCGATGCGCAATCTCACCCCAGCCGAATACGCCGCCACAAAAAACAATGGATAA
- the mlaE gene encoding lipid asymmetry maintenance ABC transporter permease subunit MlaE, with protein MNAFLRRIAALGRGFIAMLTNLGAFARLFTAILARSSILWRRPRLVSQQVHFIGNHSLLIIGVSGLFVGFVLGLQGYYTLNRYGSEEALGLLVALSLTRELGPVVTALLFAGRAGTSLTAEIGLMKAGEQISAMEVMAVDPIRRVLVPRFWGGVIAMPVLAAVFSMVGILGGWFVGVVLIGIDPGAFWSQMQGGVDVINDVLNGAIKSLVFGIVVTLIALYQGWTAKATPEGVSRATTRTVVNGALAVLGLDFLLTALMFAH; from the coding sequence ATGAACGCCTTTTTGCGCCGCATTGCTGCCCTGGGACGCGGCTTTATCGCCATGTTGACGAACCTGGGGGCCTTTGCCCGCCTGTTCACCGCCATCCTGGCGCGCAGCAGCATCCTCTGGCGCCGTCCCCGGCTGGTCTCTCAGCAGGTCCATTTCATCGGCAACCACTCCCTGCTCATCATCGGGGTATCCGGCCTGTTTGTTGGTTTCGTGCTGGGTCTGCAGGGCTACTACACGCTGAACCGCTATGGCTCCGAAGAAGCCCTGGGCCTGCTGGTGGCGCTCTCGCTCACCCGCGAACTCGGCCCCGTGGTCACTGCCCTGCTGTTTGCCGGGCGCGCCGGTACTTCCCTGACCGCCGAAATCGGTCTGATGAAGGCCGGCGAACAAATCTCCGCCATGGAAGTCATGGCGGTCGATCCCATCCGCCGGGTGCTCGTCCCGCGCTTCTGGGGGGGTGTCATTGCCATGCCCGTCCTGGCGGCAGTCTTTTCCATGGTCGGTATCCTGGGGGGCTGGTTCGTCGGCGTGGTGCTGATCGGCATCGACCCCGGTGCCTTCTGGTCCCAAATGCAAGGGGGCGTCGATGTCATCAACGACGTGCTGAATGGCGCGATCAAGAGCCTGGTATTTGGCATCGTGGTCACCCTGATCGCCCTCTACCAGGGCTGGACCGCCAAAGCCACCCCCGAGGGCGTCTCGCGCGCCACCACCCGCACCGTCGTCAACGGCGCCCTGGCCGTGCTGGGGCTGGACTTCCTGCTGACCGCCCTGATGTTTGCCCACTAA
- a CDS encoding ABC transporter substrate-binding protein, translated as MISDHMTALTRFSRLLLLGLALSLGALTMAHAEQSVDANATPDVFLEAVANNMLGAVKASPQALKGEADAIADLVRQYALPYVDMNKTTRLAAGRHWKQATPAQQDALTQAFTGTLIRTYSGAFTRVTVDTRITLQPFRGDPNADDAVVRTTVSQPNSAPIGVDYRLEKTPSGWKVYDLNVEGIWLIQNYRNQFSQEISRNGIDGLIKALNSKSGQ; from the coding sequence ATGATTTCTGATCACATGACCGCCCTGACCCGATTTTCTCGCCTTCTGCTGCTGGGCCTGGCCCTGAGCCTGGGCGCGCTGACCATGGCCCACGCTGAGCAAAGCGTGGACGCCAATGCCACCCCCGACGTCTTTCTGGAGGCCGTCGCCAACAATATGCTGGGCGCCGTCAAGGCCAGCCCTCAGGCCCTCAAGGGCGAGGCCGACGCGATTGCGGACCTGGTGCGCCAATATGCGCTGCCCTACGTCGACATGAACAAAACCACCCGTCTGGCAGCGGGCCGCCACTGGAAACAGGCCACCCCGGCCCAACAAGACGCCCTGACCCAGGCCTTTACCGGCACGCTGATTCGCACCTATAGCGGTGCCTTTACCCGGGTCACCGTGGATACACGCATCACTTTGCAACCTTTTCGGGGCGATCCGAACGCCGACGACGCCGTCGTCCGCACAACTGTCTCGCAGCCCAACAGCGCCCCCATCGGGGTGGACTACCGCCTGGAAAAAACCCCAAGCGGCTGGAAAGTCTATGATCTGAACGTCGAAGGCATCTGGCTGATCCAGAACTACCGCAACCAGTTCTCCCAGGAAATCAGCCGCAACGGCATCGATGGCCTGATCAAAGCCCTCAACTCAAAAAGCGGGCAATAA
- a CDS encoding VacJ family lipoprotein, with protein sequence MTTSILAPASRRPSRHASRTLLAVAAAVLLAGCAQVPTPSANDPWESYNRGMTQFNDAVDRAFLKPIATGYETITPRPVRTCVHNIFGNLFDVWSGVNSLLQGRGRDFVDTFGRVLFNSTAGLGGCIDVASMHGARQIPNDFGMTLGVWGFNHGPYLVLPFFGPSTVRDGVGTAVTLTAPVTPTAAVFAIDNIPVRNSILGLYTVDTRANLLEADRLVDQIALDKYSFIRDAYLQRRKAMLDSRQQGEHASTTDALGQSQTQPDSLPVYDDPDSPDSH encoded by the coding sequence ATGACCACATCCATACTCGCCCCCGCCTCGCGCCGTCCCTCCCGTCATGCCAGCCGCACTCTGCTGGCGGTGGCCGCTGCGGTCCTGCTGGCCGGGTGTGCCCAGGTTCCCACCCCTTCCGCCAACGACCCCTGGGAATCCTATAACCGCGGCATGACCCAGTTCAACGACGCCGTCGACCGCGCGTTCCTGAAGCCCATTGCCACCGGCTACGAGACCATCACCCCGCGTCCGGTACGCACCTGTGTCCACAATATCTTCGGCAACCTTTTTGACGTCTGGTCTGGTGTCAACAGCCTGCTGCAGGGTCGCGGGCGCGATTTCGTCGATACCTTCGGACGCGTGCTGTTCAATAGCACCGCAGGCCTGGGTGGCTGCATCGACGTGGCCTCCATGCACGGTGCCCGCCAAATCCCCAATGACTTCGGCATGACCCTGGGTGTCTGGGGCTTCAATCACGGCCCCTATCTCGTCCTGCCCTTCTTCGGCCCCAGCACCGTGCGCGACGGCGTCGGCACTGCCGTCACCCTCACGGCGCCGGTCACGCCCACGGCCGCCGTCTTTGCCATCGACAATATCCCGGTTCGCAACAGCATCCTGGGCTTGTATACCGTAGATACCCGGGCAAACCTCCTCGAGGCCGACCGCCTGGTCGATCAGATTGCCCTGGATAAATACAGCTTTATCCGTGACGCCTACCTGCAGCGCCGCAAGGCCATGCTGGACAGCCGACAACAAGGCGAACACGCCAGCACCACCGACGCGCTGGGCCAGTCGCAGACTCAGCCCGACAGCCTGCCGGTCTATGACGACCCGGACTCACCGGACAGCCATTAA
- a CDS encoding ABC transporter ATP-binding protein yields MPALELQNISKIYAPPRLSLRDRLTGRPAPTGFQALNNVNLTVEHGEFFGLLGPNGAGKTTMISILAGLAHATHGSARVCDYDVVTDFRQARQSLGVVPQEIVYDPFFTVRETLRLQSGYFGLRNNDDWIDEILSNLGLLDKAEANMRALSGGMKRRVLVAQALVHRPPVIILDEPTAGVDVDLRRTLWDFITRLNQAGHTILLTTHYLEEAEALCGRVAMLKAGHVVALDTTQALMARFGGADLEDAFVHIMHDDSILEAEL; encoded by the coding sequence ATGCCCGCCTTAGAACTACAAAATATCTCCAAAATCTACGCCCCACCACGGCTATCGCTGCGCGACCGCCTGACCGGTCGCCCCGCACCCACTGGATTCCAAGCCCTGAACAATGTCAATCTGACAGTCGAACATGGCGAGTTCTTTGGCCTGCTGGGCCCCAATGGGGCAGGCAAGACCACCATGATCTCCATCCTGGCCGGTCTGGCGCATGCCACCCACGGCAGCGCCCGGGTCTGCGACTACGACGTCGTGACGGATTTCCGGCAAGCCCGCCAGTCGCTGGGCGTCGTCCCCCAGGAAATCGTCTACGACCCTTTTTTCACGGTCCGCGAAACCCTGCGTCTGCAATCCGGTTACTTCGGTTTGCGCAACAACGACGACTGGATTGACGAAATTCTGTCAAATCTCGGCCTGCTGGACAAGGCCGAAGCCAATATGCGAGCCCTGTCTGGCGGCATGAAGCGCCGTGTGCTGGTCGCCCAGGCACTGGTGCACCGCCCACCTGTCATTATTCTGGACGAACCCACCGCAGGGGTCGATGTGGATCTGCGCCGCACCCTGTGGGATTTCATCACGCGCCTGAACCAGGCTGGCCACACCATCTTGCTGACCACCCACTACCTCGAAGAAGCCGAAGCCCTGTGCGGGCGCGTGGCTATGCTCAAAGCGGGCCACGTGGTGGCGCTGGACACCACCCAGGCCCTGATGGCGCGCTTTGGCGGCGCCGATCTCGAAGACGCCTTTGTGCACATCATGCACGACGACTCCATCCTGGAGGCCGAGCTGTGA
- a CDS encoding ABC transporter permease: MGSGFPTLLHKELMRFWKVGLQTIAAPVVTALLYLLIFSHVLEDRVQVYGSLSYTAFLIPGLMMMSMLQNSFANPSSSLIQSRITGNLIFVLLPPFSHRQIFTAYLVAAVVRGLSVGVCIWIVALFFVALPVAAPLWMLVFAILSCWILGTLGLIAGLWSEKFDQLAAFQNFLIMPATFLSGVFYSIHSLPPFWQAVSSWNPVFYMIDGFRYGFFAVSDVSPWHGLAVVLAVAIALSLFALRLLATGYKLRS; encoded by the coding sequence ATGGGATCGGGTTTTCCGACCCTGCTGCATAAAGAACTCATGCGCTTCTGGAAGGTCGGGCTGCAGACCATCGCCGCGCCTGTGGTCACCGCCTTGCTGTACCTGCTGATTTTCTCGCATGTGCTCGAAGACCGCGTCCAGGTTTACGGCAGCCTGTCCTACACTGCCTTTCTGATTCCTGGCCTGATGATGATGAGCATGCTGCAAAACAGCTTTGCCAACCCTTCATCCTCCCTGATCCAAAGCCGCATCACGGGCAATCTGATCTTCGTCCTGCTGCCGCCGTTCTCGCACCGCCAGATATTCACCGCCTATCTCGTCGCTGCCGTAGTGCGCGGCCTGAGCGTCGGCGTATGCATCTGGATCGTCGCACTGTTCTTTGTGGCATTGCCGGTGGCCGCCCCGCTATGGATGCTGGTGTTCGCCATCCTGTCCTGCTGGATTCTAGGCACCCTGGGCCTGATCGCCGGGCTCTGGTCCGAGAAATTCGACCAGCTTGCCGCCTTCCAGAACTTCCTGATCATGCCGGCCACCTTTCTGTCCGGTGTGTTCTATTCCATCCACAGCCTGCCGCCCTTCTGGCAGGCCGTTTCCAGCTGGAACCCCGTTTTCTACATGATCGACGGCTTTCGTTACGGCTTTTTCGCCGTTTCCGACGTCTCCCCCTGGCATGGACTGGCCGTCGTGCTGGCCGTTGCCATTGCCCTCAGCCTGTTTGCCCTACGCCTGTTGGCGACCGGCTACAAACTCCGGAGCTAA